The Amycolatopsis japonica nucleotide sequence CTGCTCACCAGCGACGGTGTGCACAAGACGCTCAGCGGTCCGGCCATGCTCGACATCCTCGGGATGCCGGACGGGGCGGCCGCGGAGCTGGTGCGGACGGCGATCTCGCTCGGTGGCTCCGACAACGCCACCGCGATCGTGGTGGATCCGCCCGGCGCGGAGGTCACCACGGAAAAGTTTCGCGTCGCGGCCTGAACCGGGCGGTCAGGCCGCGACGCGATCCCTCTTCAGCTGACGGTATTCACGCAGCACCAGCACGACGATCAGGACGTCGAGCGCGGCGAAGAACGGCAGCGCGAGCGAGTGCGTGTGGATCGCGCGGAAGATCTCGTAGACCACGAACGCCGAGAGCACCACGGCGGCAACGGGGTAGGCCCGCATCACCTTCTTCGCGAGCGCCCACACCAGGCCGAGCTTGATGAGGCCGTGCGCGACGAGATACACGACGGCGAACGTCCGGCCCTCGGCGAAGTGGCCGGCGGCGAGTTCGAGGTGCCGGGCCAGCGTCCCT carries:
- a CDS encoding DUF2127 domain-containing protein; its protein translation is MSTEKLFRIAIALKGLDGALQLVGGLVLMIVPATVISGFAHAVVTRDLLGDPEGTLARHLELAAGHFAEGRTFAVVYLVAHGLIKLGLVWALAKKVMRAYPVAAVVLSAFVVYEIFRAIHTHSLALPFFAALDVLIVVLVLREYRQLKRDRVAA